One window of Phycodurus eques isolate BA_2022a chromosome 8, UOR_Pequ_1.1, whole genome shotgun sequence genomic DNA carries:
- the LOC133406203 gene encoding claudin-1, whose product MASSALQLLGFFLSLIGVAATVTATIMVEWKMHGHSHRIYEGLWMTCSVGHRTTCEVHDSLLKLSNQVQITRGILLLSVFLSVVALMVSTIGMKCTRFMEGRATAKGAVSRIGGIMFMAAGLMTFVITSWYVKMIVADFHHSHHLHSFEFGKAVFVSWAGGFLTTFGGAFLTCQRCSRSSSSRSISSNRLLQTNKPNSNYV is encoded by the exons ATGGCCAGCTCAGCACTGCAGCTTCTCGGGTTCTTCCTGTCACTGATTGGAGTGGCTGCCACCGTGACTGCCACCATCATGGTGGAGTGGAAGATGCACGGCCATTCGCATCGCATCTACGAGGGCCTGTGGATGACCTGCAGCGTCGGTCACAGGACCACGTGCGAAGTTCACGACTCTCTCCTAAAACTGTCAA ATCAGGTCCAGATAACCAGGGGCATTCTGCTTTTGAGCGTGTTCCTGTCAGTCGTGGCGTTAATGGTCTCCACTATCGGAATGAAGTGCACCCGCTTTATGGAAGGCAGAGCCACTGCCAAGGGTGCAGTATCTAGGATTGGAGGGATTATGTTCATGGCCGCAG GTTTAATGACGTTTGTCATCACGTCCTGGTATGTCAAGATGATCGTTGCCGACTTCCATCATTCGCATCATCTCCACAG CTTTGAGTTTGGCAAGGCAGTGTTTGTGAGCTGGGCCGGCGGCTTCCTCACAACGTTCGGCGGAGCGTTCCTGACCTGTCAGAGGTGCTCGAGGTCGTCGTCGTCCAGGTCTATAAGCTCCAACCGCCTCCTGCAAACCAACAAGCCCAACAGCAACTATGTTTAG